One part of the Methanococcoides sp. AM1 genome encodes these proteins:
- a CDS encoding DUF2769 domain-containing protein: protein MEMSPEEMQNKKEMVLSMCVCANCPSWKECGEKGGYCFLTIGKSSCINEENGCICGGCPVTEKLGLKHGYYCTRGSENEQL, encoded by the coding sequence ATGGAAATGAGCCCGGAAGAAATGCAGAACAAAAAGGAAATGGTATTGTCGATGTGTGTTTGTGCCAACTGTCCTTCGTGGAAAGAATGTGGGGAAAAGGGTGGATACTGTTTCCTTACTATTGGTAAAAGCAGCTGTATAAACGAGGAAAATGGTTGTATCTGTGGTGGTTGCCCGGTGACCGAGAAATTAGGCCTTAAGCACGGATACTACTGCACACGCGGTTCTGAAAATGAACAGTTGTAA
- a CDS encoding gamma carbonic anhydrase family protein has protein sequence MLSKFKDKVPLVDETAFVADSAEIIGDVVVGEHSSIWFNAVLRGDMDKIQIGKRTSIQDNSVIHTDPPLATEIGDDVTVGHGAVLHSCKIGNNVLIGMNSTVLDGVEIGENSIVGANALVPPGKKFPPNSVITGVPGKVRREATPEDVAMIRENAAEYVKLTAEYRKHQN, from the coding sequence ATGCTATCAAAATTCAAGGACAAGGTGCCTCTTGTCGATGAAACTGCTTTCGTTGCCGATTCTGCTGAAATCATAGGAGATGTTGTTGTCGGTGAACACTCAAGCATCTGGTTCAATGCGGTTCTCCGGGGAGACATGGACAAAATACAGATCGGGAAACGCACAAGTATTCAGGATAATTCAGTGATCCACACCGACCCCCCACTGGCAACCGAGATCGGTGACGATGTGACCGTGGGTCATGGAGCAGTACTGCATAGCTGCAAGATCGGGAACAATGTCCTCATAGGAATGAATTCCACAGTGCTTGACGGGGTCGAGATCGGAGAGAATTCCATCGTTGGTGCCAATGCACTAGTTCCTCCGGGAAAGAAATTCCCGCCTAACAGCGTTATCACAGGAGTTCCCGGTAAAGTAAGAAGGGAAGCCACACCTGAGGATGTTGCAATGATAAGGGAAAATGCAGCAGAATATGTGAAGCTGACAGCGGAATATAGGAAGCATCAGAACTGA
- a CDS encoding epoxyqueuosine reductase has protein sequence MEQQQQLKEALLEKCREMEIPLVGVANIERWEKPLFQPWIPEEFHPHSIYPEARSVIVIGLPVTLPVLETSPSIYYRELYKTVNSLLDQYTYRLSNFLTEKGHPSVFVPRDGYGSIKVLLENPVAFFSHRHAAFLAGLGTFGINNMILTPEYGPRIRFGTILTTAELKPDDIMEEQLCNHCMRCVRMCPSNALEEKDYPQGITDKKSCASFSDELNSRYISPCGICIKVCPIGEDRRIFGREDASMYEKKDKFKKYHNSWEHIRSYGGK, from the coding sequence ATGGAACAACAACAACAACTGAAAGAAGCCCTTCTGGAAAAATGCAGGGAAATGGAGATCCCTCTGGTCGGAGTGGCAAATATCGAACGCTGGGAAAAGCCCCTGTTCCAGCCCTGGATACCGGAAGAATTCCACCCGCATTCCATCTACCCGGAAGCAAGGTCTGTGATAGTCATCGGACTACCAGTCACTCTTCCAGTGCTGGAGACCTCCCCGTCGATATATTACAGGGAACTCTACAAGACAGTGAACAGCCTGCTGGACCAGTACACTTACCGGCTGTCAAATTTTCTTACTGAGAAAGGACACCCTTCAGTTTTCGTTCCAAGAGACGGGTACGGTTCTATCAAAGTACTTCTGGAAAATCCCGTTGCTTTCTTTTCACACCGTCATGCTGCATTCCTTGCCGGGCTTGGGACCTTCGGAATCAACAACATGATACTTACTCCGGAATACGGACCACGCATACGCTTCGGTACAATTCTCACTACTGCGGAACTTAAACCAGACGACATCATGGAAGAGCAGCTATGCAACCATTGCATGCGTTGCGTTAGGATGTGTCCATCGAATGCACTTGAGGAAAAGGACTATCCTCAGGGAATAACCGATAAGAAATCCTGTGCATCTTTTAGTGATGAGCTGAACAGCCGGTATATTTCTCCCTGCGGGATATGCATAAAGGTCTGTCCGATCGGCGAGGACCGCAGGATTTTCGGAAGGGAAGATGCTTCAATGTATGAAAAGAAGGACAAGTTCAAAAAGTACCACAATTCATGGGAACATATCCGCTCTTATGGCGGAAAATAA
- a CDS encoding carboxymuconolactone decarboxylase family protein: MSENPLQVIIDSDADFFQLLEDTRVTSFEEDGIPLKYKLLMAMALDASKGAVNGVTSLAVQAMEAGATKEEVMQAVKVTHYICGVGSVYVAANALKDVL, from the coding sequence ATGTCAGAAAATCCACTTCAGGTAATTATCGATTCAGATGCAGACTTTTTCCAGCTTCTTGAGGATACACGAGTAACCTCTTTTGAGGAAGATGGCATTCCCCTAAAATACAAACTTCTTATGGCAATGGCACTTGATGCATCAAAAGGTGCTGTGAATGGCGTAACATCCCTTGCAGTACAGGCAATGGAAGCAGGAGCCACAAAAGAAGAGGTCATGCAGGCAGTAAAGGTCACACATTACATCTGCGGTGTGGGAAGTGTCTATGTTGCTGCAAACGCTTTAAAGGATGTCCTTTGA
- a CDS encoding M23 family metallopeptidase, which yields MRAFPLPEKSKNILRENEESGAFWEDRKDRHHCGIDLYAPEGEAVISIENGEVIDVGIMTSPEMISYWNDTYYIIIRNQSGLFCKYGELGSSNVKLGDTVEAGKVIGHVGIVLNSKKVDENAPEYIQKLKDKNPSMLHFELWEADPIVEDSDYLGGNWFGDKRPKKLLDPTEYLRSIESN from the coding sequence ATGAGAGCATTTCCTTTACCTGAAAAGTCAAAGAACATCTTACGTGAGAACGAGGAAAGCGGAGCTTTCTGGGAAGACAGGAAAGACCGCCACCATTGTGGTATCGATCTTTATGCACCTGAAGGTGAAGCTGTTATTTCTATTGAGAATGGAGAAGTTATCGACGTAGGCATAATGACATCTCCCGAAATGATCTCTTACTGGAATGATACCTATTATATAATCATCAGGAACCAGTCAGGACTTTTCTGCAAATATGGTGAGCTTGGTTCCTCGAATGTAAAGTTAGGAGATACTGTTGAAGCGGGCAAGGTAATTGGACACGTTGGAATTGTGCTAAACAGTAAGAAGGTCGATGAAAATGCTCCCGAATATATCCAAAAACTAAAAGATAAGAATCCCAGCATGCTCCATTTTGAGTTGTGGGAAGCCGACCCTATCGTTGAAGACAGCGATTATCTCGGTGGAAACTGGTTCGGAGATAAACGACCCAAAAAGCTTCTTGACCCTACTGAATACCTGAGGTCAATTGAAAGCAATTAA